From Staphylococcus delphini, one genomic window encodes:
- a CDS encoding glycoside hydrolase family 13 protein produces the protein MSDTTARQWWKEAVAYQVYPRSFNDSNGDGIGDLRGLIEKLDYLQELGIDVIWLSPMFPSPNADNGYDISDYQAISETYGTMADFDELLEKVHARGMKLILDLVVNHTSDEHPWFIESKQSRHNPKRDWYIWRDPATDGSEPNNWESIFNGSTWKYDETTNQYYFHLFSEKQPDLNWENPAVRDEVFNMMNWWFDKGIDGFRVDAITHIKKSFEAGNLPVPEGQQYAPAFDVAMNQPGILTWLREMKAKSLSQYDIMTVGEANGVNPDDAENWVGSDKGVFNMIFQFEHLGLWDNMASRLDIKAYKQVLNRWQKQLENIGWNALFIENHDQPRRVSTWGDDQQYWYASATSHALVYFLQQGTPFIFQGQEIGMTNYPFTDIEQFDDVSVKNEYRIVQEAGGDVDALLEKLRMDSRDNSRTPMQWDASDHAGFTTGTPWFPVNPNYVDINVAQQEQAPKSILNFYKDLIRLKKSDDIYTYGQFDLVDADNDQLFAYTRRLDGRTVVVIGNLSEEVASLHTDLKLNEGEVLLHNHEGTVDFNAIRPYEACVVAL, from the coding sequence ATGAGCGATACAACAGCCAGACAATGGTGGAAGGAAGCGGTGGCGTACCAAGTATATCCCCGCAGTTTTAATGATTCGAATGGGGATGGCATAGGTGACTTAAGAGGCCTCATTGAAAAGTTAGATTATTTACAGGAACTCGGTATTGATGTCATTTGGTTAAGTCCGATGTTTCCATCACCGAATGCAGATAATGGTTATGATATTAGTGATTATCAAGCGATTAGTGAAACGTACGGGACGATGGCAGATTTTGATGAATTGCTTGAAAAAGTGCATGCACGCGGGATGAAATTGATTTTAGATCTTGTAGTCAATCATACGTCTGATGAGCATCCATGGTTTATCGAGTCTAAGCAAAGTCGCCACAACCCAAAACGTGATTGGTACATTTGGCGTGATCCCGCAACAGATGGGTCTGAACCGAATAACTGGGAAAGCATTTTTAACGGGTCAACTTGGAAATATGACGAGACAACGAATCAATACTATTTCCATTTATTTAGTGAGAAGCAACCGGATTTAAACTGGGAAAATCCAGCAGTTCGCGATGAAGTGTTTAACATGATGAATTGGTGGTTTGATAAAGGGATTGACGGTTTTCGTGTCGATGCCATTACGCATATTAAGAAATCATTTGAAGCGGGTAATCTTCCAGTGCCAGAAGGTCAACAGTATGCGCCTGCGTTTGATGTGGCGATGAATCAACCAGGTATTTTAACGTGGTTACGTGAAATGAAGGCGAAATCCTTGTCGCAATATGACATTATGACAGTCGGTGAAGCAAATGGTGTAAACCCGGATGATGCTGAAAACTGGGTCGGTAGTGACAAAGGTGTTTTTAACATGATTTTCCAATTTGAGCATCTTGGGTTATGGGATAATATGGCATCACGATTAGATATTAAAGCGTACAAGCAAGTGCTGAATCGCTGGCAAAAACAGTTGGAAAATATTGGGTGGAATGCATTGTTTATTGAAAATCACGACCAACCGCGCCGTGTGTCGACATGGGGAGATGACCAACAATATTGGTATGCTTCAGCGACCAGTCATGCGCTCGTCTACTTTTTACAACAAGGCACGCCGTTTATTTTTCAAGGCCAAGAAATTGGAATGACGAACTATCCGTTTACTGACATTGAACAATTTGATGATGTGTCCGTTAAAAATGAATATCGCATTGTGCAAGAAGCGGGTGGTGATGTTGATGCATTACTTGAGAAACTGAGAATGGACAGTCGTGATAACTCAAGAACACCGATGCAATGGGATGCGAGTGACCATGCAGGCTTTACGACAGGCACACCATGGTTTCCAGTAAATCCGAACTATGTGGATATCAACGTGGCACAACAAGAACAGGCTCCGAAGTCGATTTTGAACTTTTATAAAGACCTCATTCGGTTGAAGAAATCCGATGACATATATACGTATGGGCAATTTGATTTGGTCGATGCCGATAATGACCAGTTGTTTGCTTATACACGCCGTTTGGATGGTCGCACTGTAGTCGTCATTGGCAATTTATCGGAAGAAGTCGCAAGTTTGCATACAGATTTGAAGTTAAATGAAGGAGAAGTGTTACTCCATAATCATGAAGGTACGGTGGACTTTAACGCCATACGCCCTTATGAAGCATGTGTCGTTGCACTTTAA
- a CDS encoding Gfo/Idh/MocA family protein, giving the protein MGIKVGIIGCGGIANGKHLPSLAQIDDVEIVAFCDIDIEKAKTAATTFGTVDAKVYQDYQALLKDQAIDVVHICTPNYLHCDMTVHALEANKHVMCEKPMAKTTAEAQQMLDAAKRTGKKLTIGYQNRFRADSQFLHQVTARGDLGDIYFGKAHAIRRRAVPNWGVFLDEEAQGGGPLIDIGTHALDLTLWMMNNYEPAAVMGSTFHQLSQQENAANAWGPWNPKDFTVEDSAFGFIKMKNGATIILESAWALNSLDVDEAKCSLSGTKGGADMKDGLRIHGEELGALYTKHIELDNKGVDFYEGESVDEALEEAKAWIDCVQNDTPPRVKPEEALVVTQILEAIYESARTGKAVYFD; this is encoded by the coding sequence ATGGGGATTAAAGTAGGCATCATTGGTTGTGGGGGCATCGCGAATGGTAAACATTTACCGAGTTTAGCGCAAATCGATGACGTAGAAATAGTGGCATTTTGCGATATAGACATCGAAAAAGCAAAGACAGCAGCCACAACGTTCGGAACGGTTGATGCAAAAGTGTATCAAGATTATCAAGCACTATTAAAAGATCAAGCGATTGATGTCGTACATATTTGTACACCGAACTATCTTCATTGTGACATGACGGTCCATGCACTTGAAGCAAATAAACATGTCATGTGTGAAAAACCAATGGCCAAAACCACTGCCGAGGCGCAACAAATGTTAGATGCTGCAAAGCGGACAGGTAAAAAACTGACGATTGGTTACCAAAATCGATTTCGTGCTGACAGTCAATTTTTGCATCAAGTGACTGCACGTGGAGATTTAGGAGATATTTATTTTGGTAAAGCGCATGCCATTCGACGTCGTGCTGTGCCGAACTGGGGGGTCTTTTTAGATGAAGAAGCACAAGGTGGCGGACCGCTCATTGACATTGGGACACATGCGTTAGATCTCACACTTTGGATGATGAATAATTATGAACCAGCTGCTGTCATGGGGTCTACATTCCATCAATTAAGCCAGCAAGAAAATGCCGCCAATGCTTGGGGACCATGGAATCCGAAAGACTTTACTGTAGAAGATTCAGCATTCGGATTTATTAAAATGAAAAATGGCGCCACAATTATTTTAGAGTCCGCGTGGGCACTTAACTCTTTAGACGTAGATGAAGCGAAGTGTTCGTTATCAGGAACAAAGGGCGGCGCGGATATGAAAGATGGCTTACGTATTCACGGCGAAGAATTAGGGGCATTGTATACGAAACATATCGAACTGGACAATAAAGGTGTCGATTTTTACGAAGGTGAGTCTGTGGATGAAGCGTTGGAAGAAGCAAAGGCATGGATAGACTGTGTTCAAAACGATACACCGCCTCGTGTAAAACCTGAAGAAGCGCTTGTCGTTACACAAATATTAGAAGCGATTTATGAGTCTGCTCGTACTGGTAAAGCGGTTTATTTTGATTAA
- a CDS encoding Gfo/Idh/MocA family protein — MKPLKIGVIGTGGIARDRHIPLIQQHERAELTGVYDVNEALAREVATQFEIAYVAPTLEALLAQVEAVIICTPNKFHADLTVAALDAGVHVLCEKPMAMTTAECDAMMAAAQRNTRILTIAYHYRFTDVAQAAKQAVAQGAVGVPVVSRVQALRRRKVPGWGVFTNKALQGGGCLIDYGCHVLDLVLWLLEDAQPTEVLGRTYNALSRQPQQLNEWGAFDFKTFDVEDHATSYVTFENGASMQFECSWAANIHHDKLDVSISGDAGGLQLFPFEVYAPRPDGYHILEQDVSLNEDVAASRQMDHFIRSCFGEVEPLVKPEEARRVTQLIDAIYQSDRERQSIAIQR; from the coding sequence ATGAAACCATTAAAAATAGGTGTAATAGGCACTGGCGGCATTGCTAGAGACCGCCATATTCCACTCATTCAGCAACATGAACGTGCAGAACTTACGGGTGTATATGATGTGAATGAAGCACTCGCGCGAGAAGTTGCGACACAGTTTGAGATCGCGTACGTTGCGCCGACTTTAGAAGCATTGTTAGCACAAGTAGAAGCAGTGATCATTTGTACACCGAATAAGTTTCATGCAGATTTGACGGTTGCTGCGCTCGATGCAGGTGTACATGTGCTATGTGAAAAACCAATGGCGATGACGACTGCAGAATGTGATGCGATGATGGCAGCTGCACAACGCAATACGCGCATATTAACGATTGCATACCATTACCGTTTTACGGATGTGGCACAAGCAGCAAAACAAGCCGTCGCGCAGGGTGCGGTCGGTGTGCCGGTAGTCTCCCGTGTGCAAGCGTTACGTCGGCGAAAAGTGCCTGGATGGGGCGTGTTCACGAATAAAGCATTGCAAGGTGGCGGTTGTTTAATCGACTATGGATGTCACGTGCTCGACCTCGTATTGTGGCTGTTAGAAGACGCGCAACCGACAGAAGTTTTAGGCCGTACATACAATGCTTTAAGTCGTCAGCCGCAGCAATTGAATGAGTGGGGGGCATTTGATTTCAAGACTTTTGATGTGGAAGACCATGCGACCAGTTATGTGACATTTGAAAACGGTGCGAGTATGCAATTTGAATGCTCTTGGGCAGCGAATATTCATCACGACAAGTTAGACGTGAGCATTTCAGGTGATGCGGGTGGCTTACAATTATTCCCATTTGAAGTGTATGCACCACGACCAGACGGTTACCATATTTTAGAACAGGATGTCAGCTTAAATGAAGATGTTGCCGCATCCCGTCAGATGGATCATTTCATTCGCAGTTGCTTTGGAGAGGTCGAACCATTAGTCAAACCTGAAGAGGCAAGACGTGTGACACAATTGATTGATGCGATTTATCAAAGTGATAGAGAACGACAAAGTATCGCAATACAAAGATAG
- a CDS encoding sugar ABC transporter permease gives MNQRNAKLAAMLSIIPGLGQCYNRQFVKGLCCIIFFISFISVFYQFFNIGFWGLFTLGTVPKLDDSRVLLAQGIISVLLIAFALTLYIVNIIDAYRTAERFNRGEEIKNPKARRIAAWDKTFPYLLISPGMFLLVFIVVFPLLFMGAVAFTNYNLYNAPPRHTLEWVGFDNFKTLFTIDVWRHTFFSVITWTIVWTLVATTLQIALGLFLAIIVNHPLVKFKRFIRTVLILPWAVPAFVTILIFAALFNDEFGAINNTILQPLLGVAPAWLNDPFWTKVALIAIQTWLGFPFVFALFTGVLQSISPDWYEAADIDGASSWQKFRHITLPHVLFATAPLLIMQYAGNFNNFNLIYLFNEGGPPVPGQNAGSTDILISWVYSLTFEFNNFNMGAVVSLIIGFIVAIIAFLQFRRTSTFKDEGGI, from the coding sequence ATGAATCAACGAAATGCTAAATTAGCGGCAATGCTATCCATCATTCCAGGCCTTGGACAATGCTATAATCGTCAATTTGTCAAAGGGCTCTGTTGCATCATCTTTTTCATCAGCTTTATTTCTGTGTTCTATCAGTTCTTTAACATTGGCTTTTGGGGACTCTTCACACTCGGAACTGTCCCTAAATTAGATGATTCACGTGTGTTATTAGCACAAGGGATTATTTCTGTATTACTGATTGCATTTGCACTCACACTTTACATTGTGAATATCATCGACGCGTATCGTACAGCTGAACGCTTTAATCGTGGTGAAGAAATTAAAAACCCGAAAGCACGCCGTATTGCAGCGTGGGACAAAACATTTCCATATTTATTAATTTCACCAGGGATGTTTTTACTCGTATTTATCGTTGTTTTCCCATTATTGTTTATGGGTGCGGTCGCATTTACAAACTACAACTTATACAATGCTCCCCCACGTCATACATTAGAATGGGTCGGTTTTGACAACTTTAAAACACTATTCACTATAGACGTTTGGCGCCATACATTTTTTAGCGTCATTACTTGGACGATTGTATGGACCCTCGTCGCAACGACATTACAAATTGCATTAGGACTGTTTTTAGCCATTATTGTGAACCACCCACTCGTGAAGTTCAAACGCTTCATTCGTACAGTACTCATTTTACCGTGGGCTGTTCCAGCATTCGTCACAATCTTAATTTTCGCAGCATTATTTAACGATGAATTTGGTGCGATTAACAATACTATATTACAACCATTATTAGGTGTAGCACCTGCTTGGTTGAATGATCCGTTTTGGACAAAAGTCGCATTGATTGCCATTCAAACATGGCTCGGCTTCCCATTTGTTTTCGCCCTGTTCACAGGTGTATTACAAAGTATTTCGCCAGACTGGTATGAAGCCGCAGACATCGATGGCGCGTCCAGTTGGCAAAAGTTCCGTCACATTACGTTGCCGCACGTCTTATTTGCGACAGCGCCATTACTTATTATGCAATATGCCGGAAACTTTAATAACTTCAACTTAATTTACCTCTTTAACGAAGGAGGACCGCCTGTACCAGGACAAAATGCAGGGAGTACAGACATCCTCATTTCTTGGGTTTACAGCTTAACATTCGAATTCAACAACTTTAACATGGGTGCCGTTGTATCACTCATTATCGGCTTTATCGTCGCAATTATCGCATTTTTACAATTCAGACGTACAAGCACATTCAAAGACGAGGGAGGGATTTAA
- a CDS encoding sugar ABC transporter permease, translating to MNQKKKVWKAIGIYGFIAFMFVIILYPLLWTFGISLNPGTTLYGAKMIPDNATFANYIYLLTDENSQYLTWYKNTLLVASANALFSVIFVTLTSYAFSRYRFVGRKYGLITFLILQMFPVLMAMVAIYILLNTIGLLDSLLGLTLVYIGGSIPMNAFLVKGYFDTIPKELDESAKIDGASHMRIFFQIMLPLAKPILAVVALFNFMGPFMDFILPKILLRSPEKYTLAVGLFNFINHQYANNFTVFAAGAIMIALPISIVFLFLQKYLVSGLTAGATKG from the coding sequence ATGAACCAAAAGAAAAAAGTTTGGAAAGCAATCGGGATCTATGGCTTTATCGCGTTCATGTTTGTCATCATTTTATACCCATTGCTTTGGACGTTCGGCATCTCGCTCAATCCGGGCACAACGCTTTATGGCGCTAAGATGATTCCAGACAATGCGACCTTTGCCAATTACATCTATTTACTGACAGATGAAAACAGCCAATATTTAACATGGTATAAAAACACTTTACTCGTCGCTTCGGCAAACGCATTATTTAGCGTGATTTTTGTCACACTGACATCTTATGCATTTTCTAGATATCGCTTTGTAGGACGAAAATACGGTTTAATCACGTTTCTCATCTTACAAATGTTCCCTGTACTCATGGCGATGGTGGCGATTTATATCTTGCTCAATACAATCGGTCTACTCGATTCTTTACTCGGCTTAACATTAGTGTATATCGGTGGTTCAATCCCGATGAACGCCTTCCTAGTTAAAGGTTATTTCGACACGATACCGAAAGAACTTGATGAATCGGCTAAAATTGACGGTGCGAGTCATATGCGTATTTTCTTCCAAATTATGTTACCGCTCGCAAAACCGATTTTAGCTGTCGTTGCCTTATTTAATTTCATGGGGCCTTTCATGGACTTCATCTTGCCGAAGATCCTCTTACGTAGCCCTGAAAAATATACGTTGGCAGTCGGATTGTTTAACTTTATTAATCATCAATATGCCAATAATTTTACAGTCTTTGCAGCTGGCGCCATTATGATTGCCTTACCTATCTCCATCGTGTTCCTATTCTTACAAAAGTATTTAGTTTCAGGTTTGACGGCTGGGGCAACAAAGGGCTAA
- a CDS encoding extracellular solute-binding protein, translated as MNKMLKAALLLITALVVLTACGPNRSQKDIEAALNRDNTKEKPEELTMWVDGDAQMAFYKKITAAYTKKTGIPVRLVNVAQNDQLENLSLDAPAGKGPDLFFLAHDNTGSAYLQGLAAELDFTDEQLKGFNKQALRALNYDNKQLALPSIVESTALLYNKKYVKTAPKTIQEVEANADRINQPADHQYGFLFDGRDPYFNYPFMFNRNNYVFKKHGDQYDVHQTGINDPQVIKNGKRLQKWYEKGYLPKAANHNIMIGLFKDGQVGQFVTGPWNLTEFQQTLGDDLGVTTLPSDNGMKMRPYLGVRGWYLSEYSQSKYWAKDLMLYLTSRDTLQKYTDERNEITGRLDVKSSNPNLKAFEEQAKNAEPMPNIPEMRQVWTPMANASTFISEGQDPKQALENANRDIQQNIKILQPNDNE; from the coding sequence ATGAACAAGATGTTAAAAGCAGCACTCTTACTCATCACCGCGCTTGTCGTCTTAACAGCTTGCGGTCCTAACCGTTCGCAAAAAGACATAGAAGCCGCATTGAATCGTGATAATACGAAAGAAAAGCCGGAAGAACTCACAATGTGGGTCGATGGTGATGCACAAATGGCCTTTTACAAAAAAATTACTGCGGCCTATACGAAAAAGACAGGCATTCCAGTTCGTCTCGTTAACGTCGCACAAAATGACCAGTTAGAAAATTTATCCTTGGATGCGCCAGCTGGTAAAGGACCTGATCTCTTTTTCCTCGCGCATGACAATACAGGTAGTGCCTATTTACAAGGGCTCGCTGCCGAACTGGATTTTACAGATGAACAATTGAAAGGCTTTAACAAACAGGCTTTACGGGCACTCAATTACGATAATAAGCAACTCGCTTTACCATCTATCGTTGAGTCAACAGCCTTACTTTATAACAAAAAGTATGTCAAAACGGCGCCTAAGACAATTCAAGAAGTCGAAGCGAATGCAGACCGTATTAATCAACCTGCTGACCATCAATACGGCTTTTTATTTGATGGTCGTGATCCGTATTTTAACTATCCATTTATGTTTAACCGCAATAATTACGTATTTAAGAAACATGGCGACCAGTATGATGTTCACCAAACTGGCATTAATGATCCACAAGTCATTAAAAATGGTAAGCGACTACAAAAATGGTACGAGAAAGGCTACTTACCGAAAGCAGCGAATCATAACATTATGATCGGTTTATTTAAAGATGGACAAGTCGGCCAGTTCGTGACAGGGCCGTGGAACCTGACAGAATTCCAACAAACACTAGGTGATGACCTCGGTGTGACAACATTGCCTTCAGATAATGGCATGAAGATGAGACCTTATCTCGGCGTACGTGGTTGGTATTTATCTGAATATAGCCAGTCTAAATATTGGGCGAAAGATTTGATGTTGTACTTAACAAGTCGAGATACACTTCAAAAATATACAGATGAACGCAATGAAATTACAGGTCGTCTCGATGTCAAATCGTCAAATCCAAACTTAAAGGCTTTTGAAGAACAGGCGAAAAATGCTGAACCGATGCCAAATATTCCTGAAATGAGACAAGTGTGGACGCCAATGGCAAATGCAAGTACGTTCATTTCAGAAGGTCAAGATCCAAAACAAGCATTAGAAAATGCAAATCGAGACATTCAACAAAACATCAAAATTTTGCAACCGAACGATAACGAATAG
- a CDS encoding ABC transporter ATP-binding protein, giving the protein MPELKLSHVKKVYDNNNTVVKDFNLDISDKEFIVFVGPSGCGKSTTLRMIAGLESITGGDFYIDGQRMNDVEPKNRDIAMVFQNYALYPHMTVYENMAFGLKLRKFDKAEIDKRVKEAAEILGLTDYLNRKPKALSGGQRQRVALGRAIVRDAKVFLMDEPLSNLDAKLRVQMRTEILKLHHRLNTTTIYVTHDQTEALTMATRIVVLKDGHIMQIGTPREIYDTPDNIFVAQFIGSPAMNMIDVTVTAQGIQIGTKLFKLAHKKFEKLKEKGFENQTVTLGIRPEDIHEEPIFIQASPETAFESKVIVSELLGSEIMVHTQFEQHEIVAKLDARTKVSAGETHTLAFDMNKCHFFNPATGNRII; this is encoded by the coding sequence ATGCCTGAGTTAAAATTGTCACATGTCAAAAAGGTTTACGATAACAACAACACAGTCGTGAAAGATTTCAATCTAGATATTTCTGATAAGGAGTTCATCGTCTTTGTTGGACCATCTGGTTGCGGTAAATCAACAACATTACGTATGATTGCAGGGCTTGAGTCCATTACAGGGGGAGATTTTTACATTGATGGACAACGTATGAATGATGTCGAACCTAAAAACCGTGACATTGCGATGGTGTTTCAAAACTATGCACTTTATCCGCACATGACGGTTTATGAAAATATGGCATTCGGGCTCAAACTGCGTAAATTCGACAAAGCTGAAATCGACAAACGTGTCAAAGAAGCAGCAGAGATTTTAGGGCTTACCGATTATTTGAACCGTAAACCGAAAGCACTTTCTGGCGGGCAACGTCAACGTGTCGCATTAGGGCGTGCGATTGTGCGTGATGCCAAAGTCTTTTTAATGGACGAGCCGTTATCGAATCTAGATGCCAAATTACGTGTTCAAATGCGCACAGAAATTTTAAAACTACATCATCGTCTGAACACAACAACGATTTATGTCACACATGATCAGACTGAAGCTTTAACAATGGCCACACGTATCGTCGTATTAAAAGATGGACACATTATGCAAATCGGTACGCCACGTGAAATTTATGATACACCTGACAATATTTTTGTCGCCCAATTTATTGGCTCACCTGCCATGAACATGATTGATGTGACAGTCACTGCTCAAGGCATTCAAATCGGTACAAAATTATTCAAATTAGCACACAAAAAATTCGAAAAGTTAAAAGAAAAAGGCTTTGAAAACCAAACTGTCACATTAGGAATCCGTCCTGAAGACATTCATGAAGAACCTATTTTTATTCAGGCCTCACCGGAAACAGCTTTCGAATCTAAGGTCATTGTCTCAGAATTATTAGGTTCTGAGATTATGGTGCACACACAATTTGAACAACATGAAATCGTTGCGAAACTCGACGCACGAACAAAAGTGTCAGCAGGCGAAACACATACACTCGCTTTTGATATGAACAAATGTCACTTCTTTAATCCAGCTACTGGAAATCGCATCATATAA
- a CDS encoding sugar phosphate isomerase/epimerase family protein, whose protein sequence is MKLGVFSVLFYDRDFEQMLDDVAAAGLDMIEVGTGGNPGDKFCNLDALLADENERQTFMDKIHQRGLEISAFSCHNNPIAPDETEAKEADETLRKTIQLAALLGVPVVNTFSGIAGSDDSAKYPNWPVTPWPTAYSEIYDYQWNQKLIPYWQDLAAFAKAHDVKIAIELHAGFLVHTPYTLLKLREATNEYIGANLDPSHLWWQGIDPIAAIRILGQANAIHHFHAKDTYINQDNVNMYGLTDMQPYQQVATRAWTFRTVGYGHSPYEWGEMISQLRIHGYDYVLSIEHEDPIMSVEEGFHKAVENLKSVNIYDQAPDMWWA, encoded by the coding sequence ATGAAGTTAGGTGTATTTTCAGTTTTATTTTATGATCGTGATTTTGAACAGATGTTAGATGATGTCGCCGCAGCAGGTCTTGATATGATTGAAGTCGGTACAGGTGGCAATCCAGGTGATAAGTTTTGTAACCTAGATGCATTATTAGCAGATGAAAATGAGCGACAAACCTTTATGGATAAAATTCATCAACGTGGGCTAGAGATTAGTGCTTTCAGTTGCCATAACAACCCTATTGCTCCGGATGAAACAGAAGCAAAAGAAGCCGATGAAACGTTGCGCAAAACGATTCAATTAGCGGCGTTACTCGGTGTCCCTGTCGTGAATACTTTCTCAGGCATTGCAGGTTCTGATGACAGTGCGAAATATCCGAACTGGCCGGTAACCCCTTGGCCGACAGCTTATTCTGAAATTTACGATTATCAATGGAATCAAAAGCTCATTCCATATTGGCAAGATTTAGCAGCATTTGCGAAAGCACACGATGTCAAAATTGCGATAGAACTGCATGCCGGTTTTCTCGTACATACACCATATACACTGTTGAAACTACGAGAAGCCACAAATGAATATATCGGCGCAAACTTAGACCCGAGTCATTTATGGTGGCAAGGCATTGACCCTATCGCAGCGATCCGCATTTTAGGCCAAGCGAATGCGATTCATCATTTTCATGCGAAAGATACGTACATTAATCAAGACAACGTGAATATGTACGGTTTAACAGATATGCAACCGTATCAACAAGTTGCGACGCGTGCTTGGACATTCCGTACAGTCGGTTATGGTCATAGTCCTTACGAATGGGGCGAAATGATCAGCCAATTAAGAATTCATGGCTATGACTATGTGCTCAGTATCGAACATGAGGATCCGATTATGTCAGTAGAAGAAGGGTTTCATAAAGCTGTAGAAAATTTAAAATCAGTCAATATTTACGATCAAGCGCCCGATATGTGGTGGGCTTAA